The genomic stretch ACCATCGCAGGGCTTGCTGATAATCCTTCCGACCGCCTTCTCCATTAAAATACAAGGTGCCCAGGCTGAACTGCGCCTTGGCCTCTCCCTGCGCCGCCGCTTTTCCATACCACTTCCGGGCTTGCACATCGTCCTGCGGCACCCCGCGGCCCTTGTGATACATCATCCCCACTTGATACTGCGCCAGGGCATCGCCCTGCTCCGCCAGCGGCTGCCACTCCCGCAAGGCGGTGGCGTAGTCTTCACGGTCATGCGCATTCATGCCAGCCTGAAAATCGGCCCATGCCGGCACGGCGAGACAGAAGATCGACAACACAAGGGTCATAGTCAATCGGAAGGACACAGGCACCTCACAAAATGGTCCATTCTAGAAGGGTCGCGCTGGGAGGAGCAAGGCCACCCGCGCGGCGGTGGTGAGCGCTGAGGGACTCGGGAAAGGCAAGACCGGAGCGATCAGGCATGGGCGGAGTATAGAACGGAGGCACCGCCCCCTTCCGCTGGGATGGCGTCGCAAAGGTATTGTGTCAGCCTATCTGCTCCGGTACTTCTCAGCCAGGTGTGTGATCGCTTGTTCAGCGTGTTTCGTCGCCACGTCCGCATGACCTGCTTTCCCGTGCTCAATGGCCTGCTTGAGTTCCCCGATCCCTGCGTCCACATGCGGAGCCTCGCCGGCCTTCAGAGCAGACTGTAGCGCCGCTTCCGCACTGGTGAGGAATGCACCCACATGACCCTGTTTACCATGGTCCGCCGCCTCTTGGGCGAGCGTGATGGCTTCCTCGCGGTGCTGCTCCTAAGCGCGTATCACATCCCGCCTGGCCCCGCCTTCGCCAAATACCTGTTGCAGCGGTAGCACCGTGGCGGTGACGAGAACAACTAGTGCGGCGAGTCCAACAGCTTGCGACATGGTATATCGTGTCATTGGCATTCTCCCTTCTGAATAGACGTGAATACTACGGGCTAAAGGGTGACCCTGATCCTGCTCCGTTTCACTCATCTACCCACCACCGGCGTAAACCCCTCGAACGACTGAAGAGATGTTTCGACCATGACTCGCGCCAACTGATCCCGGTTCAGCGGACAGGTTCTCTCTTCGGTCTTGCGAACCAAGCCCGTCGGAACGGTGTCGCTCGTCCAGAGTTTGATGACGAGGCGGCAATTTTTGAAGGTCGGCCACACCAACGCGTCATACGCATATGTCGCGGACTCCCAGTGCGTCGCAATCCGGGCGCCATTGACTTCGATCGTGTCTTCGCCGGTTTCAATCGGTACGGTGTTTGGGTGGACACCCATCGCAAGATTGCCGGCTTGATGAAAGATAGTCAGCAGTTGG from Nitrospirota bacterium encodes the following:
- a CDS encoding sel1 repeat family protein, translating into MTLVLSIFCLAVPAWADFQAGMNAHDREDYATALREWQPLAEQGDALAQYQVGMMYHKGRGVPQDDVQARKWYGKAAAQGEAKAQFSLGTLYFNGEGGRKDYQQALRWFRLAANQGMALAQTKLAIMYDYGEGVPKDKVQAYTWLSLAATNGDKSAPLLLNSLDKEMTPAQIAQAKKLASEWKSKDQ